In Sphingomonas oryzagri, the genomic stretch CGCACGCCGCGCGCGTCGCCATCGATCTTCACATCCACAAAAGCGGAGTGGCCCAGCCATGCACATAGTCACCGGCGGGGCCGGCTTCATCGGATCGAACATCGCCGCCGCGCTGGACGAGGCGGGCGAGGACGTCGCCATCGTCGACTGGCTGGGCGACGACGACTGCAAGTGGCGCAACATCGCCAAGCGTCGGCTCGCCGACGTCGTCGCGCCGGAGGATCTGCCCGCCTTCCTCGCCAAGCATGACGGCCGGATCGAGGGCATCGTCCACATGGGCGCGATCTCGACCACCACCGAGCGCGACGTCGATCTCATCGTGCGCAGCAACATCCGCCTGTCGATCGACCTGTGGGAGCATTGCGCGGCGGCCGGCATCCCGTTCGTCTACGCTTCTTCCGCCGCGACCTACGGCGATGGCGAAGCCGGCTTCGTCGATCGCTCCGACGAGCCGCACCTCGCCACGCTCAAGCCGCTCAACGCCTATGGCTGGAGCAAGCACATGTTCGATCGCTGGGTGCGCCGGCGGCTGGACACCGGCGGCACCGCGCCGCCGCGCTGGGCGGGCCTGAAGTTCTTCAACGTCTACGGGCCGAACGAATATCACAAGGGCGGCCAGCGCAGCGTCGCGCACCAGGTGTTCGAGCAGATCCGGGACAAGGGGCAGGTGCGGCTCTTCAAGTCCGACAATCCCGATTATGCCGACGGCGAGCAGCTGCGCGACTTCGTGTGGGTGGGCGATTGCGTGGACATCGCGCTGTGGGCGCTGCGCCAGTCCGATCGGCCGGACGTCTACAACAGCGGCAGCGGCACGCCGCGTTCCTTCCGCGACATCGCCGAGATCATGTTCCGGCTGATGGGGCGCGAGCCGAACATCGAATATATCGATCTGCCCGAGGCGCTGCGCGGCAAGTACCAATATTATACCTGCGCCTCGCTCGAGAAGCTGCACGGCGCCGGCTACAACCAGCCGCCGACATCGCTGGAGGCGGGGCTGAAGGCCTATCTGGAGGAGTTCCTCGCGGGTGAGGACCGGTTCCGGTAACGGCCGATGCCGAGCCTTCGCAAGCTGAGGCTGTACGCATCGGCCGCGCGCCACATCCCGATCCGGTCCGTGCTGATGCGCGGCGTACGGGAGGTGCGGACGCGCCGGCTGCGCGCGGGGTTCTATCGGATCGCGCAGGTAGCGGACGCCGCGCTCTGCGCGCGCATCGCCGACCGGATCGCGCGGCCGGATTTCGTGGCGTCGGCGCGCCGGCTGGCCGAGCTGACGGCGAGCACCTATCGCTTCGATCCTGCGGGGCCGAGCCTGCATTTCCTCGGCTCGGGCGACGTGGTGGATCTGGCCGGCGTGCGCGACGTGCCGTGGCGCGTGCCCGGCGCGATCCCCGCGTCGGACGTCAACCGCGCCTTCTTCATCGCGTTCGTCGAACATGCGACGCTGGCGGTGCAGCACGATCCGGCGGCAGGCCTGGATCACATCGCCGACATGATCGCGCAGCTCGATGCGAGCGGCCGACCGACCGCCAGCTATCTCAGCATCCCGTGGCAGCCGCTGCCGGCGGCACGGCGGCTCGCCAACCTGCTGTGCGCGGCGTCGCTCGCGCTCGCGGCCGATCCGGCGCTGGCGGACAGCCCGGCCCTCCGCACGATCGTCGGCCATGTGCTTGCCTGCGAGCAGGTGGTCGATCGGTTGCGCGAGGACGATCTGGGCTTCAACCATCTCGCCACCGACATTTTCGGGCAATGCCTCGCTGCGGCGGCGCGGGACGATGCGCCGCTGCTCGCCCGACGCGCGCGCGAGTTCGTCGCCGCGATGGATGCGCAGGTCGGCGCGGACGGCTTTCAGCTCGAACGATCGGCTACCTATCAGGCGCATCTGCTCGGCCATTTCGACGTGCTGCTGGCGGGCGGTCTGCTGACCGGCGGCGCGGCGGGGCAGGGCGCGGCGCTGGCCGAGCATATGCGCGGCGCGCTGGCGGTGCTGACCCATCCGGATGGCGGCTTCGCGGTGTTCAACGATTGCGCGGACGGAGACGGCCCGTCGCCCGCGAGCCTCGGCGTGGATCCCCGCCCGCCGGAACAGGGCATCCGCATGCTGGCGGAGGCGGGTTTCGCGCGGCTGGATGCCGGCGGTTCCGCCGTACTGTTCGATGTCGGCAAAGGCGGGCCGGACGAGGCGCCGGGCCATGCCCATGCCGATTTCCTCTCGATCGAGCTTTCGGTCGATGGGCACCGTTTCATCGTCGATCCGGGCGTGGCGAGTTACAAGCCCGGCCCCGAACGCGACTGGACACGATCCGCCCACTCGCACAACGGCCCCGCCTTCGACGGGCTGGAGCCGATGGAGATGTTCGGCGCGTGGCGCGTCGGGCGGCGCGGGCGGGCCTTCACCATCGCCAGCCCGTTCGACGGGGCGCTGACCGCCGCCGCCACCCAGACCGGCTATGATCGTGCCGGTGCCCGCAGCGGTCGTACGGTCGCGCTCTCGCCCGATGGCGCGCTGGCTATCGTCGATGCCTGGGCGGGGCGGGGCGGCGGCGGCTCCCGTTTCCTGATCGATGGCGACTGGGCGATCGCGGCGGAGGCCGGCAACAGCCTGACTTTCCGGCACGGCGACGGTGCCGAACTGGTCGTCGGGATTTTCGGGGGCACGGTCGCGCACCGGGCGGCCAGCCACTTCCGTTTCGGCCCGCGCCGTGCCCTGTCGGCGATCGAGATCCGTGTCGAACCGTCCGGCGATGCCCGTCATTGCGCGCTCACGGTCCGCAGGCCGAGTGCCGATCCGATATGGGACGCGGCATCGCTCGCCGCCGCAGGCGAGGCGCTTCTCCACACCATCCCATCCGCCCGACCAGACAGGAACGATCATGTCCGCTGATTACGCGATCGCCGCGTTCAAGGCCGCCGCCGCCGATGCCCGGCGCTGGCTGTTCGAGGAGGCTGCGCCGTTGTGGTGCACCGCGGGTCGCCATCCCGATGGCATGTTTGTCGAGGCATTCTCTCCCGCCGGCGAGCCGAGCCAGGGCGACCGCCGGCTGCGCGTGCAGGCGCGGCAGATCTTCGTGTTCTGCGAACTGGGCCGGCTTGGCTGGGACGGGCCGTGGCGCGACGCGGTGGCGCAGGCCGTCGACGTCCTGGTGGCGCGTGGACAGCGTGAGGACGGCTTCATGATCCACCGCTTCGGACCGGACGGCCAGCCGTCCGACCGTCGCGCCGACCTGTACGATTCGGCTTTCACGCTGTTCGCGCTCGGCCATGCCTCACAGATGCTGG encodes the following:
- the rfaD gene encoding ADP-glyceromanno-heptose 6-epimerase; amino-acid sequence: MHIVTGGAGFIGSNIAAALDEAGEDVAIVDWLGDDDCKWRNIAKRRLADVVAPEDLPAFLAKHDGRIEGIVHMGAISTTTERDVDLIVRSNIRLSIDLWEHCAAAGIPFVYASSAATYGDGEAGFVDRSDEPHLATLKPLNAYGWSKHMFDRWVRRRLDTGGTAPPRWAGLKFFNVYGPNEYHKGGQRSVAHQVFEQIRDKGQVRLFKSDNPDYADGEQLRDFVWVGDCVDIALWALRQSDRPDVYNSGSGTPRSFRDIAEIMFRLMGREPNIEYIDLPEALRGKYQYYTCASLEKLHGAGYNQPPTSLEAGLKAYLEEFLAGEDRFR
- a CDS encoding heparinase II/III family protein, giving the protein MPSLRKLRLYASAARHIPIRSVLMRGVREVRTRRLRAGFYRIAQVADAALCARIADRIARPDFVASARRLAELTASTYRFDPAGPSLHFLGSGDVVDLAGVRDVPWRVPGAIPASDVNRAFFIAFVEHATLAVQHDPAAGLDHIADMIAQLDASGRPTASYLSIPWQPLPAARRLANLLCAASLALAADPALADSPALRTIVGHVLACEQVVDRLREDDLGFNHLATDIFGQCLAAAARDDAPLLARRAREFVAAMDAQVGADGFQLERSATYQAHLLGHFDVLLAGGLLTGGAAGQGAALAEHMRGALAVLTHPDGGFAVFNDCADGDGPSPASLGVDPRPPEQGIRMLAEAGFARLDAGGSAVLFDVGKGGPDEAPGHAHADFLSIELSVDGHRFIVDPGVASYKPGPERDWTRSAHSHNGPAFDGLEPMEMFGAWRVGRRGRAFTIASPFDGALTAAATQTGYDRAGARSGRTVALSPDGALAIVDAWAGRGGGGSRFLIDGDWAIAAEAGNSLTFRHGDGAELVVGIFGGTVAHRAASHFRFGPRRALSAIEIRVEPSGDARHCALTVRRPSADPIWDAASLAAAGEALLHTIPSARPDRNDHVR